A section of the Suncus etruscus isolate mSunEtr1 chromosome X, mSunEtr1.pri.cur, whole genome shotgun sequence genome encodes:
- the LOC125998996 gene encoding casein kinase II subunit alpha-like: MCGRKVEQPRSSASNPCGKKTHLRRRDLKIDEKKPETRPRSPVPLTMTVKSINIKISIAKQCAISEPLPSKSRIYTDINVHKPQEYWDYDSYILEWGNQDNYQLLRKLGRGKYGEVFETIDMTNNERRAAKILKPVNIKEVKREVKILKILQGGPNIIRLIDIVQDPMSLTPALIFPYVNNTDYKELYEMLTDFEIRFYTYEILNALNYCHSMGIMHRDVKPQNVLIDHNERKLRLIDWGLAEFYYPGHKYTVRVASRYYKAPELIVGYEMYDYSLDIWGVGCMLASMIFHKEPFFQGLDNNDQLVRMAKVLGTSRLFDYIDKYNIGIDPSFMARLGKHSRKQWDRYVNRENRDLVSPEAFDLLNKMLQYDHQTRITAKEAMDHPYFCTIMKEENKTCSSRKPEGNSPLNKNCMKA, translated from the exons ATGTGCGGCCGCAAAGTGGAGCAACCACGCTCCTCTGCTTCCAATCCTTGTGGCAaaaagactcacctcagaagaa GAGATTTGAAAATTGATGAAAAAAAGCCTGAAACAAGGCCTCGCTCTCCAGTTCCTCTTACAATGACAGTGAAATCCATTAATATCAAGATTAGCATTGCTAAACAGTGTGCAATATCAGAACCTCTACCGAGCAAATCCAGAATTTATACAGATATTAATGTACACAAGCCCCAAGAATACTGGGACTATGACTCATATATTTTAGAATGGGGAAATCAAGACAATTACCAACTCCTTCGAAAATTAGGCCGGGGAAAATATGGTGAAGTGTTTGAAACTATTGACATGACTAATAATGAAAGAAGGGCTGCTAAAATTCTCAAGCCCGTAAACATTAAGGAAGTCAAGCGTGAAGTTAAGATCTTGAAAATTTTGCAAGGTGGTCCCAATATCATCCGTTTGATAGATATTGTACAAGATCCCATGTCTCTAACACCTGCCTTGATTTTTCCATATGTGAATAACACAGACTACAAGGAACTGTACGAAATGTTAACAGATTTTGAAATTCGATTTTACACCTATGAGATTTTGAATGCCTTAAATTACTGCCATAGTATGGGCATCATGCACAGAGATGTGAAGCCACAGAATGTCCTAATTGATCATAATGAGAGAAAGTTAAGGCTCATAGATTGGGGGTTAGCCGAATTTTATTATCCAGGCCACAAATACACTGTTCGAGTCGCTTCCCGATACTACAAAGCTCCTGAGCTTATTGTAGGTTATGAGATGTATGATTATAGCCTAGACATCTGGGGCGTAGGATGTATGTTAGCTAGTATGATATTTCACAAAGAACCATTTTTTCAAGGACTTGACAATAATGATCAACTGGTGAGAATGGCCAAAGTTCTTGGCACATCAAGATTATTTGATTACATTGATAAATATAACATTGGAATAGATCCATCTTTTATGGCTAGGTTGGGCAAACACTCCCGTAAACAATGGGATCGCTATGTGAACAGAGAAAACCGGGATCTCGTGAGTCCAGAAGCATTTGATTTACTGAACAAGATGCTGCAATATGACCATCAGACAAGGATCACCGCCAAAGAAGCCATGGATCATCCCTATTTCTGTACAATTATGAAGGAGGAGAATAAGACATGTTCATCTAGAAAGCCGGAGGGCAATTCGCCTCTCAACAAGAACTGTATGAAGGCATAA